A genomic window from Alkalihalobacillus sp. AL-G includes:
- a CDS encoding ABC transporter permease has translation MHVLFTQLCILLAFIILWEVASRLQWINPLLFSSPSSISQLFYEKVVDGTLYVHVLVTLSETLAGFVIATFLGTTLAAFLWWIPFMSRVADPYLVVMNAMPKVALGPILIVALGPGYSAIIAMGVLISLIITTLVVYNSFRETDPNYIKVVQMFGGNKRQIFREVTLPAAIPAIISTLKVNVGLSWVGVIVGEFLVSKQGLGYLIIYGFQVFNFTLVLLSLFIIAIMATIMYTGVGILERRLRNR, from the coding sequence ATACATGTTTTGTTTACCCAACTATGCATCCTGCTCGCGTTTATCATATTATGGGAAGTTGCATCTAGATTACAATGGATCAATCCACTTCTCTTCAGCTCACCATCGAGCATCAGTCAGCTGTTTTATGAAAAAGTCGTGGATGGAACTCTTTACGTACATGTTTTGGTCACCTTGTCTGAAACACTCGCTGGATTTGTTATCGCGACATTTCTCGGAACGACTCTCGCGGCTTTTCTCTGGTGGATTCCTTTCATGTCACGAGTCGCAGATCCATACTTAGTTGTCATGAATGCGATGCCAAAGGTTGCACTTGGTCCGATCCTGATTGTCGCACTCGGTCCAGGTTACTCCGCAATCATAGCAATGGGTGTATTGATCTCACTTATCATCACTACACTTGTCGTATACAACTCTTTTCGGGAAACCGATCCGAACTATATAAAAGTCGTTCAAATGTTTGGTGGGAACAAGAGGCAAATATTTAGAGAGGTCACATTACCAGCCGCTATTCCTGCCATCATATCTACGTTAAAAGTGAACGTCGGTCTTTCCTGGGTTGGTGTTATCGTCGGTGAATTTCTTGTTTCCAAACAAGGACTCGGCTATTTGATCATCTACGGCTTCCAAGTATTCAACTTTACCCTCGTCCTGCTCAGCCTGTTCATTATTGCAATTATGGCAACCATCATGTATACAGGGGTAGGCATTCTTGAGAGGCGACTCAGAAATCGATGA
- the ytkD gene encoding RNA deprotection pyrophosphohydrolase has translation MNQYTFQDYYQNTVELSFTDLPYSKEPKHVWVICQFKGQWLLTEHPRRGIEFPGGKVEKGETADDAAVREVYEETGATVDVLTYLGQYRVKGKGGTIIKNIYFATIEKMKVKAHYFETNGPLMMKQLPSSFKENKYSFMMKDQVLQRSLEYLSTLTDND, from the coding sequence ATGAATCAATATACCTTTCAAGATTACTATCAAAATACAGTTGAACTATCTTTTACAGATCTTCCCTATTCAAAGGAACCCAAGCACGTATGGGTGATTTGTCAGTTTAAAGGGCAGTGGCTTTTAACCGAGCATCCGAGAAGAGGAATTGAGTTTCCTGGAGGTAAGGTCGAGAAAGGCGAAACAGCTGATGATGCCGCGGTACGAGAAGTTTATGAAGAAACCGGTGCAACTGTTGATGTGTTAACCTATCTTGGACAATACCGCGTGAAAGGAAAAGGTGGTACCATTATCAAAAACATTTACTTTGCAACCATTGAGAAAATGAAAGTAAAGGCCCACTATTTTGAAACAAATGGACCTTTGATGATGAAACAATTGCCGAGTTCATTTAAGGAAAACAAATACAGTTTTATGATGAAAGATCAAGTTCTTCAACGAAGTCTAGAATATCTGTCCACTCTGACCGATAATGATTGA
- a CDS encoding holin → MIEQVLLFASVMAPIVTGLTEVVKRTVHISKRYVSLVSLLIGIAVGLLAYPLTDLDWVLRIWAGGIAGLAATGLYEFGKYRIVPKRRKR, encoded by the coding sequence ATGATAGAACAGGTTTTATTGTTTGCCTCCGTAATGGCCCCGATAGTAACGGGCTTAACTGAAGTGGTAAAACGAACGGTTCATATTTCAAAGCGTTACGTTTCCTTAGTTAGTTTATTAATCGGAATCGCAGTTGGTTTGTTGGCATACCCATTAACAGACTTAGATTGGGTGTTAAGAATTTGGGCTGGTGGAATAGCTGGATTAGCAGCAACAGGCTTGTATGAGTTCGGAAAATATAGAATTGTACCGAAAAGAAGGAAGCGTTGA
- the abbA gene encoding antirepressor AbbA: MSTSTMLRLSDEEKALLLDVVIQQKYASELVSCELTDIETGQKNSEEKRIRKLNDLFVRLHKAGC, from the coding sequence ATGAGTACTTCAACGATGTTGAGATTGTCTGATGAAGAAAAGGCATTACTATTAGATGTGGTGATCCAACAAAAATACGCTTCTGAATTGGTAAGCTGCGAGCTGACTGATATTGAAACAGGGCAAAAGAATAGTGAAGAAAAGAGAATTCGTAAATTAAACGATTTGTTTGTGAGACTACATAAAGCTGGTTGTTAA
- a CDS encoding DNA-3-methyladenine glycosylase, translated as MKLSKSFYEQPTLQLAKELLGKEVIYESENGQVGGRIVEVEAYKGPEDKAAHSFGGRRTTRTEIMFGPPGFIYMFLIYGMHNCFNIVSGPEGKPEAILIRAIEPTIGVETMLQNRFPNVHTFKNSHLKTLTNGPGKLCKALGITMKQYGWSLTNSPVMVTEGTDVYESEISIGPRINIDYAGEHIHLPWRFWITDNAFVSK; from the coding sequence ATGAAACTTTCAAAGTCCTTTTATGAACAACCAACCTTGCAACTCGCAAAGGAATTACTCGGAAAAGAAGTGATCTATGAAAGTGAAAATGGGCAAGTCGGAGGACGAATCGTAGAGGTAGAGGCATACAAAGGTCCTGAGGATAAAGCCGCACATTCCTTCGGAGGACGAAGAACAACACGGACGGAAATCATGTTTGGACCTCCTGGATTTATTTATATGTTTCTTATTTACGGAATGCACAACTGTTTTAATATTGTATCGGGACCAGAGGGAAAACCGGAGGCGATTCTGATTCGGGCGATCGAACCAACGATAGGTGTTGAAACGATGCTGCAAAATCGATTTCCGAACGTACATACATTTAAAAATTCGCATTTAAAAACACTTACGAACGGGCCTGGAAAACTCTGTAAAGCACTGGGAATAACGATGAAGCAATATGGATGGTCATTAACCAATTCTCCAGTCATGGTCACCGAGGGAACAGATGTATATGAATCCGAAATTTCAATAGGTCCGAGAATCAACATCGATTATGCAGGAGAACACATCCATCTGCCCTGGCGCTTTTGGATAACGGACAACGCTTTCGTGTCAAAGTAA
- a CDS encoding GDSL-type esterase/lipase family protein yields the protein MRKQAVLQKTIRLCVWIGCLIGIIIAIQYIDNKLSTTAAQDPNAVQVVAIGDSLTYGSGDPKSVGYIGRVKEHLSLAWNKEVSVQRYAVRGYRTDQIMVHIQNAKAQQSIRTADYVFLFVGTNDFIQAARRDFQTINPLEMERKRKQFENNLYQLIGQIRRDNRHSPLILLGMYDPYGSLLNHDQISGILKKWNNTTFTMTKEYPNTIFIPTNKVYLHKNKEEYFSDYIHPNPKGYELLSNRVIDGMREQGLLLEN from the coding sequence TTGAGGAAACAAGCTGTGCTGCAAAAAACAATACGACTTTGCGTATGGATAGGCTGTCTGATTGGCATCATCATCGCGATTCAATACATTGATAATAAGTTGTCCACGACTGCTGCTCAAGATCCAAATGCAGTACAAGTAGTTGCAATCGGGGATTCTCTGACCTATGGGAGCGGAGACCCGAAAAGCGTAGGCTACATCGGGCGTGTTAAAGAGCATTTAAGTCTTGCTTGGAATAAAGAGGTCTCGGTACAGCGGTATGCCGTTCGTGGATATCGGACAGACCAAATCATGGTCCACATTCAAAACGCGAAAGCTCAACAATCGATTCGTACGGCAGATTATGTGTTTTTATTTGTCGGAACAAACGATTTTATTCAGGCAGCAAGACGGGATTTCCAAACGATCAATCCATTAGAGATGGAACGAAAGAGAAAGCAATTTGAAAATAATCTATATCAGTTGATTGGCCAAATCCGAAGGGATAACCGTCATTCACCCTTAATATTACTTGGAATGTACGATCCATATGGAAGTCTGTTGAATCATGATCAGATCAGCGGGATACTTAAAAAATGGAACAACACAACGTTCACGATGACGAAGGAGTATCCTAACACGATTTTCATTCCTACGAACAAGGTATATCTTCATAAAAACAAAGAAGAGTACTTCAGTGATTACATTCATCCAAATCCAAAGGGATATGAACTATTGTCGAACCGGGTCATCGATGGAATGAGGGAACAAGGGCTTTTGCTTGAAAACTGA
- a CDS encoding EAL domain-containing protein, with product MFNRIPADHLQKIFNSFLDMVFLMEVEEGPKFRYITANETALKYSGMSQASFGKLMEEVLPEGVFSKLQRAYEIAYQTKVPYHYEVETHTNNVKMIGETILTPIFNEEGECSHILAAVRDVTNKNHEIQQQKEMEAQLKGQKRIFELIATDTMLEEILEVTVKTLEGHINDVLCTVHLYSKEKNVLQLATAPTINEEYAMQLSEMVLGENVSGCGKAAILKEPVVIEDIENDPLCAHLHHFFSEHKINAYWVMPILSSKEELLGIVTVYSLKQRIPSSGDERLIKMYTDLAVLAIEQRQTKQALKDSEARFRIINENMLDLIVTLDPKGKVNYVSPSYRKIFGKTANLGNSFLVHIHEDDRQNVMNSFQTMIVTKTKQDVECRYQHESGVYIVIEARAVPVLSDSNQVKQVVVVARDITERKKTEETIKEMAYHDSLTGLPNRRKFQEDLDRMIEKCRHSNEVIGVLFLDMDRFKVINDSLGHAFGDRVLQVIASRLRDVLQDTGMVYRMSGDEFTVLMPCIHNTSTVVYLAQEILQIFEEPLLIDEHEFRISTSIGIALYPDDGEDAETLLVYSDMAMYRAKEKGRNSFQFYKPSINVNQYDRLVLENELHKAIENDEFILHYQPRLDVNTKEIIAVEALVRWNHPKWGTLSPGEFIPLAEETGLIVQIDNWVLECACKQNKEWQEKGFRPIRIAVNFSARQFLQRQLAASICNVLTDTGMDGKWLEIEITESTLMKYEDSIIQSLDQLHQMGVRIAIDDFGTGYSSLSYLKKFQVHSLKIDQSFVKGIANGSDEAAISSAVIMLGHSMKMRVVAEGVESAEQFAFLKQQRCNEVQGFHFYRPMDELKIEEVLSNHPVVHS from the coding sequence ATGTTTAATCGAATTCCAGCAGATCATCTGCAAAAGATTTTTAACAGTTTTTTGGATATGGTTTTTCTAATGGAAGTAGAAGAAGGGCCAAAATTCCGATATATCACAGCAAATGAAACGGCATTAAAGTATTCAGGGATGTCACAGGCTTCTTTCGGAAAACTGATGGAAGAGGTCTTACCTGAAGGGGTGTTCAGCAAGCTTCAAAGGGCATATGAAATTGCTTATCAAACGAAGGTTCCCTATCATTACGAGGTAGAAACCCACACGAACAACGTAAAAATGATCGGAGAAACCATTTTAACCCCCATTTTTAATGAAGAAGGGGAGTGCAGTCATATCCTCGCAGCAGTTCGTGATGTGACGAACAAAAATCACGAAATTCAGCAGCAAAAAGAGATGGAAGCCCAGCTTAAAGGGCAGAAGCGGATCTTTGAACTGATTGCTACCGACACAATGCTCGAAGAAATTCTTGAAGTTACTGTAAAGACACTTGAAGGTCATATTAACGACGTATTATGTACGGTTCATCTCTATTCAAAGGAAAAAAATGTCTTGCAGCTTGCAACCGCACCTACCATAAACGAGGAGTACGCAATGCAGCTTTCTGAAATGGTACTTGGCGAAAACGTGAGCGGATGTGGAAAGGCGGCCATCTTAAAGGAGCCTGTCGTTATTGAGGATATTGAAAATGATCCACTATGTGCACACCTGCATCATTTCTTTTCAGAGCACAAAATAAATGCATATTGGGTAATGCCGATTCTCTCAAGTAAAGAAGAGCTGCTTGGAATTGTTACGGTTTATAGCTTGAAGCAGCGCATTCCATCATCAGGTGACGAACGTTTGATCAAAATGTACACTGACCTCGCTGTACTTGCTATTGAACAAAGACAAACAAAGCAAGCCCTCAAAGATAGTGAAGCTCGCTTTCGGATTATTAATGAAAACATGCTTGATTTGATTGTAACGCTGGATCCTAAAGGAAAAGTAAACTATGTTTCACCTTCCTACCGTAAAATATTCGGAAAGACTGCGAATCTAGGGAACTCCTTTTTGGTACATATTCATGAAGATGATAGGCAAAACGTCATGAACAGCTTTCAAACGATGATTGTAACGAAAACAAAGCAGGATGTAGAATGCAGATACCAGCATGAATCGGGGGTATACATCGTTATCGAAGCAAGAGCTGTACCGGTTCTATCGGATTCGAATCAGGTCAAACAAGTCGTGGTAGTTGCTCGGGATATTACAGAACGGAAGAAAACGGAGGAAACGATTAAAGAAATGGCTTATCACGATTCATTAACAGGTTTGCCGAACCGGAGGAAATTTCAGGAGGACCTTGACCGAATGATTGAAAAATGTCGTCACAGCAATGAGGTGATTGGGGTTCTTTTTCTTGATATGGATCGTTTCAAGGTTATAAATGATTCATTAGGTCATGCATTCGGTGATCGTGTTTTGCAAGTGATTGCTTCAAGATTACGTGATGTACTGCAAGATACGGGAATGGTCTACCGAATGAGTGGAGATGAATTTACTGTACTCATGCCGTGTATTCACAATACGAGTACCGTCGTGTATTTAGCTCAGGAAATATTGCAAATCTTTGAGGAGCCATTACTGATTGACGAACATGAATTTCGGATTTCTACCAGTATCGGTATTGCACTTTACCCCGATGATGGGGAAGATGCTGAAACGCTTCTAGTCTATTCAGACATGGCGATGTATCGAGCAAAAGAAAAGGGTAGAAATTCGTTTCAGTTTTACAAGCCGTCGATCAATGTGAATCAATATGATCGGTTAGTGCTTGAAAATGAACTACATAAGGCTATCGAAAACGATGAATTCATACTTCATTATCAGCCTCGATTAGATGTCAACACAAAAGAGATTATCGCTGTGGAAGCGTTAGTACGGTGGAACCACCCAAAGTGGGGAACCCTGTCTCCAGGAGAGTTTATCCCGCTTGCTGAAGAGACAGGTTTAATCGTTCAAATTGACAATTGGGTGCTTGAGTGTGCATGTAAACAAAACAAAGAGTGGCAGGAAAAAGGGTTTAGACCGATACGGATTGCGGTTAATTTTTCAGCTAGGCAATTCCTTCAAAGACAACTAGCAGCATCTATATGTAATGTATTGACCGATACAGGGATGGATGGTAAGTGGCTCGAGATTGAAATAACGGAGAGCACTCTGATGAAATATGAGGATAGTATTATTCAAAGCCTTGATCAGCTGCATCAAATGGGTGTTCGGATTGCGATCGACGATTTTGGAACAGGCTATTCATCATTAAGCTATTTGAAAAAGTTTCAGGTACACTCATTAAAAATCGATCAATCGTTTGTAAAAGGAATCGCAAATGGATCTGACGAGGCAGCGATATCGAGTGCAGTCATCATGTTAGGTCATAGCATGAAAATGCGTGTAGTGGCAGAAGGGGTCGAATCAGCCGAGCAATTTGCCTTTTTGAAGCAACAAAGATGCAATGAGGTCCAAGGATTCCATTTTTACCGACCGATGGATGAACTTAAAATCGAGGAAGTTTTATCAAATCACCCTGTCGTTCATTCCTGA
- a CDS encoding superoxide dismutase family protein, which produces MTKKKLSMFSVVVIVLGMITACGSQDTAKAEGTDVKPVNVTNIKGKNLDQKAPATAMAELYNAKKEKVGTAHLTESKEGVKIHIMASTLSPGPHGFHIHKVAKCIAPDFESAGEHFNPGKKEHGFENPKGFHAGDLPNIDVNKDGMVKATAVTKNVTLQKGKPNSLFDKDGSAIVIHEKPDDYKTDPDGKAGKRVACGAIQPAAH; this is translated from the coding sequence ATGACAAAAAAGAAGCTATCTATGTTTTCCGTAGTTGTAATTGTATTGGGAATGATCACTGCTTGTGGGAGCCAAGATACAGCAAAAGCAGAAGGTACAGATGTTAAGCCGGTAAACGTTACAAACATCAAAGGGAAGAACTTAGATCAAAAAGCTCCGGCTACTGCTATGGCAGAGCTCTATAATGCTAAGAAAGAAAAGGTTGGCACTGCCCATCTTACAGAATCGAAGGAAGGGGTTAAAATTCATATTATGGCTTCTACCCTTTCACCTGGACCCCATGGATTCCACATTCATAAAGTAGCAAAGTGTATAGCACCGGATTTCGAGTCTGCTGGGGAGCATTTTAACCCGGGTAAGAAGGAACATGGATTTGAAAACCCGAAAGGATTCCATGCAGGTGATTTACCAAACATCGATGTAAACAAAGATGGCATGGTTAAAGCCACCGCTGTTACTAAAAATGTGACCTTACAAAAAGGTAAACCAAATTCACTTTTTGATAAGGACGGCAGTGCGATAGTGATCCATGAAAAGCCAGACGATTACAAAACTGATCCTGATGGTAAAGCAGGTAAACGTGTTGCTTGTGGAGCGATCCAGCCTGCAGCACATTAA
- the menC gene encoding o-succinylbenzoate synthase has protein sequence MMNVKKITIHTIELQLKNPFVTALGKVENRPFLISEVEFECGIIGWGECSAFRLPWYTEETTETCRYALSTFLIPAMLNQRNFQHPDELSKLTSQFRGHHMAKSCLETALWDGYAKSQNKPLYEVLGGTRDQIEVGIAIGLQTDKPTLLKKVEGAVEQGYKRIKIKIQPGTDIDVIESIRETYPDIPLMVDANSGYTLNDTDRLKRFDPFNLMMIEQPLRYLDFVDHAKLQQQMSTPICLDESICSLDDVRTAIELGSAQVITIKMSRVGGLSEAKRIHDLCLKNGLRVWAGGMLETGIGRAHNIALATLDGFTIPGDISASANYWREDIIEPEIIVDRGSIHCSEQAGIGYDISRQILEQHRTELQIYT, from the coding sequence ATGATGAACGTTAAAAAAATTACCATTCATACGATCGAGCTTCAGTTAAAAAATCCATTTGTAACGGCTCTCGGCAAAGTCGAAAACAGACCCTTTTTGATTAGTGAGGTTGAATTTGAATGTGGGATCATCGGTTGGGGTGAGTGCTCTGCCTTTCGTTTACCTTGGTATACAGAGGAGACAACGGAAACCTGCCGCTATGCCCTTTCAACATTTCTTATACCCGCAATGTTAAATCAGCGGAATTTTCAACATCCAGATGAGTTATCGAAGCTGACCTCTCAATTCCGTGGGCACCATATGGCTAAATCGTGTTTGGAAACCGCCCTCTGGGATGGGTACGCCAAGAGTCAAAATAAGCCATTATATGAAGTACTCGGTGGAACGAGGGATCAAATTGAGGTAGGGATTGCTATTGGACTGCAAACGGATAAACCTACGCTTTTAAAAAAAGTGGAAGGTGCTGTTGAACAAGGGTATAAACGGATAAAAATAAAGATACAGCCGGGAACAGATATCGATGTCATTGAATCAATCCGTGAAACATATCCTGATATCCCTTTAATGGTAGATGCTAACTCAGGATATACATTGAATGACACTGATCGGTTGAAGCGATTCGATCCGTTCAATCTTATGATGATCGAGCAGCCGCTCAGGTATCTGGATTTTGTAGATCATGCGAAATTACAACAACAGATGTCCACACCAATTTGTCTCGATGAAAGTATTTGTTCACTCGATGATGTCCGGACTGCAATCGAACTCGGAAGCGCACAAGTCATTACGATTAAAATGAGTCGTGTTGGAGGACTTTCCGAAGCGAAAAGGATTCATGATCTCTGTTTGAAGAATGGCTTGCGTGTTTGGGCAGGAGGGATGCTGGAAACCGGAATCGGACGTGCTCACAACATTGCCCTTGCTACCTTGGATGGTTTTACGATTCCAGGAGATATATCAGCCTCTGCGAATTATTGGAGGGAAGATATCATCGAGCCGGAAATTATTGTCGACCGTGGCTCAATCCATTGTTCTGAGCAGGCAGGTATTGGTTATGACATATCAAGACAAATCCTTGAACAGCATCGTACTGAACTACAAATCTATACGTGA
- a CDS encoding o-succinylbenzoate--CoA ligase — translation MSSQEMRNWLGQRAYITPTRTALVYEGKEWSYEELDQASRHLANQLSGIGVEHGQHVAFLMGNCPETVILIHAIHYLNAVMVPLNVRLSPYELTYQLDDSDTDWLIVDLQHSKLADELQFDQTFFIDDVKNAKQRDARTEETIHLDSLHSIIYTSGTTGKAKGVMLTYGNHWWSATGSALNLGIHEGDRWLCCVPLFHVSGLSIVMRSVMYGTAIVLHQSFDPFTFNQSIHQDRITIASVVTVMLSNALDRENGAPYPASFRCMLLGGGPAPLPLLDACKAMNVPVFQTYGLSESASQIVTLAPEDSLRKLGSAGKPLLPSQLKIVSETDQSEGEIFIKGPNVTKGYYKKETVNKETFHDGWLATGDVGYLDEEGFLYVLDRRKDLFISGGENVYPAEIEACLIGHEAVAEAGVSGVDSEKWGKVPAAFIVLKKGAHVTTDQLIAHCEEHLAKYKAPQRIQIVDSLPRNASNKLVRRDLQSLLKGENVHDER, via the coding sequence ATGTCGAGTCAAGAAATGAGAAATTGGTTAGGGCAACGAGCCTATATTACGCCAACTCGCACCGCTCTCGTCTATGAAGGTAAGGAATGGTCGTATGAGGAACTGGATCAAGCTTCAAGACATTTGGCCAACCAGCTATCAGGAATAGGTGTGGAACATGGGCAACATGTTGCGTTTTTAATGGGGAATTGCCCAGAAACTGTCATTCTGATCCATGCGATCCATTACCTGAATGCGGTGATGGTTCCCTTAAACGTGCGCCTATCTCCATATGAATTAACCTATCAGCTTGATGATTCAGACACGGATTGGCTGATTGTAGACCTACAACATTCAAAGCTAGCTGATGAGTTACAGTTTGATCAGACATTTTTTATCGATGATGTGAAGAACGCCAAACAAAGGGATGCTCGAACCGAGGAAACGATTCACCTTGATTCCTTGCACTCGATCATTTACACGTCAGGAACGACTGGAAAAGCGAAGGGTGTTATGCTGACGTATGGCAATCACTGGTGGAGTGCAACAGGATCTGCACTTAATCTCGGGATACATGAAGGTGACAGATGGCTATGCTGTGTTCCACTTTTTCATGTGAGTGGATTATCGATTGTCATGCGAAGTGTGATGTATGGAACGGCAATTGTTTTGCATCAATCGTTTGATCCTTTTACATTCAATCAATCCATTCATCAGGATCGGATTACGATCGCTTCGGTTGTGACAGTCATGCTTTCAAATGCACTTGACCGGGAAAACGGTGCTCCGTACCCGGCATCGTTCAGGTGTATGCTTTTAGGTGGAGGACCAGCGCCGCTCCCACTTTTAGATGCGTGTAAAGCAATGAATGTGCCCGTCTTTCAAACGTACGGTTTGTCGGAGTCTGCCTCGCAAATTGTTACACTGGCACCAGAAGATAGTTTGCGAAAGCTAGGTTCGGCGGGCAAACCTTTACTTCCCTCGCAACTTAAAATTGTTTCTGAAACAGATCAGAGTGAGGGGGAAATTTTTATCAAAGGGCCAAACGTTACCAAGGGCTATTACAAAAAAGAGACCGTTAATAAGGAAACGTTTCATGACGGCTGGCTGGCTACTGGTGATGTCGGTTACCTTGATGAAGAAGGCTTCCTTTATGTCCTTGACCGAAGAAAGGACTTATTCATATCCGGCGGTGAAAATGTTTATCCTGCTGAAATCGAAGCGTGCTTAATCGGACATGAAGCTGTAGCTGAAGCCGGTGTTTCTGGGGTTGATAGTGAGAAATGGGGGAAGGTTCCAGCTGCTTTCATCGTTTTGAAAAAGGGAGCACATGTAACGACGGATCAACTTATCGCTCATTGCGAGGAGCATTTAGCCAAGTATAAAGCCCCTCAAAGAATTCAGATTGTTGACTCGTTGCCGCGAAATGCATCCAATAAATTAGTAAGACGAGACCTCCAATCCCTATTGAAGGGTGAAAATGTACATGATGAACGTTAA
- the menB gene encoding 1,4-dihydroxy-2-naphthoyl-CoA synthase, whose translation MATVEWIAERKYEDILYDTYNGIAKITINRPEVHNSFRPKTVHELIDAFAYARDDSDIGVIVLAGAGDAAFCAGGDQRVRGHGGYVGEDQIPRLNVLDLQRLIRVTPKPVVAMVSGYAIGGGHVLHIVCDLTIAADNAVFGQTGPKVGSFDAGYGAGYLARIVGHKKAREIWYLCRQYGAQEALDMGLVNTVVPLEKLEEETIQWCEEMLEKSPTALRLLKASFNADTDGLAGLQQMGGDATLLYYTTDEAKEGRDAFKEKRKPDFKQFPRFP comes from the coding sequence TTGGCAACAGTTGAATGGATAGCTGAACGAAAGTATGAAGATATTCTATATGATACGTACAACGGGATTGCAAAGATTACGATTAATCGTCCTGAAGTACACAACTCATTCCGTCCAAAAACAGTTCATGAATTAATCGATGCGTTTGCTTACGCGCGTGATGATTCAGATATCGGTGTAATCGTATTAGCTGGTGCAGGAGATGCTGCATTTTGTGCAGGTGGTGACCAACGAGTTCGTGGACATGGTGGTTATGTAGGTGAAGACCAAATCCCTCGTTTGAACGTGTTGGACCTTCAACGTCTAATCCGTGTTACTCCAAAGCCTGTCGTAGCGATGGTTTCAGGATATGCTATTGGTGGAGGACATGTCCTGCATATCGTTTGTGATCTGACGATTGCTGCAGATAACGCAGTATTTGGACAAACAGGTCCTAAAGTAGGAAGCTTTGACGCTGGATATGGTGCAGGCTACCTTGCACGTATCGTTGGACATAAAAAAGCGCGTGAGATCTGGTACCTTTGCCGTCAATACGGTGCACAGGAAGCACTTGATATGGGCTTAGTCAATACCGTAGTGCCACTTGAAAAACTTGAAGAAGAAACGATTCAATGGTGTGAGGAAATGCTTGAGAAGTCACCTACTGCACTTCGTTTATTAAAAGCATCCTTCAATGCAGACACAGATGGATTAGCGGGCCTTCAACAAATGGGCGGAGATGCAACCCTTCTTTACTACACAACAGATGAAGCGAAGGAAGGGCGAGACGCTTTCAAAGAAAAGCGTAAGCCGGACTTCAAGCAGTTCCCTCGTTTCCCGTAA
- the menH gene encoding 2-succinyl-6-hydroxy-2,4-cyclohexadiene-1-carboxylate synthase, translating to MKLLINNVRIHVEIHGDDGPVLVLLHGFTGSIREWDPFIQSWKKDFRVIAIDLIGHGKSEHPMDFKRYSMEDAVRDIDEILNYFNVESAFFLGYSLGGRVALSLAMTYPNRVKKLILESASPGLESEEARSKRRQQDHQLADRIKVEGIESFVTYWESIPLFAPQQRLPEAKRDQLRARRLENSTVGLANSLRGMGTGEQPSWWGRLTELTVPTLLVVGELDQKFCVIAEQMSERLPNSRMVVVENAGHTVHLEQIKKFDKIVIEELHNRKDV from the coding sequence ATGAAACTTTTGATTAATAATGTACGGATTCATGTTGAAATCCATGGCGATGACGGACCAGTCCTCGTTTTATTGCACGGTTTTACCGGATCGATACGAGAATGGGATCCATTTATTCAAAGTTGGAAAAAGGACTTTCGTGTGATTGCCATTGACTTGATCGGCCATGGGAAAAGTGAGCATCCAATGGACTTCAAACGATATTCGATGGAGGATGCCGTTCGGGATATTGATGAAATCCTAAACTACTTTAACGTTGAAAGCGCGTTCTTTTTAGGGTATTCTCTAGGAGGAAGGGTCGCATTATCGTTGGCGATGACCTATCCGAATCGGGTTAAGAAGTTGATTCTCGAAAGCGCCTCACCTGGACTTGAATCAGAGGAAGCCCGTTCTAAACGAAGGCAACAGGATCACCAATTGGCCGATCGTATTAAAGTGGAAGGGATTGAGTCCTTTGTTACTTATTGGGAGTCGATTCCACTCTTCGCTCCACAACAACGTTTACCGGAGGCAAAGAGAGATCAGCTCCGGGCAAGAAGGTTGGAAAATTCCACGGTCGGCCTTGCGAACAGCCTCCGTGGAATGGGAACCGGCGAACAACCTTCCTGGTGGGGAAGGTTAACTGAGCTGACTGTTCCGACATTATTAGTTGTAGGGGAGCTTGATCAAAAGTTTTGTGTGATTGCGGAACAAATGTCGGAAAGGCTCCCGAACAGTCGAATGGTCGTTGTGGAAAATGCTGGTCACACCGTACATCTGGAACAAATCAAAAAGTTTGATAAAATAGTTATTGAAGAATTACATAATAGGAAGGATGTTTAA